The following proteins are co-located in the Pontiella desulfatans genome:
- a CDS encoding sensor histidine kinase, whose protein sequence is MSSTTLPYCLAWLFFFAFSFTMFPVWHENTFIPTIPLLGTGAWLYGRTRGLLLIIPALFFNALLLSGIHADLARYPMAKLPGVAIYIVAVLFIGTLRQNLEAFKEANERLDQTVSKRNLELSAVARKLLEHSESMRTLVGQELHDGIGQQLTGIQLYVASLAEQLCSEHCPCAEMARALSNRAQTTHNLVRRAARSLFPVQIPEVGLLPALRELAAGFEDLRGVRITVASFCEPEVSHETALQCFRICQDALLLILNQTQSKTIYIGIDTTPSSITLSISYNGTSIARQMADSTQGRLIDYRLLQIQGTMEIMHTSPKTESLVFEAPHPERTLAA, encoded by the coding sequence ATGAGTTCAACAACCCTGCCCTATTGCCTGGCATGGCTTTTCTTCTTTGCCTTTTCCTTCACGATGTTCCCGGTCTGGCACGAGAACACGTTCATACCAACCATACCGCTCCTGGGAACCGGCGCATGGCTCTATGGACGCACGCGCGGGCTCCTGCTGATTATCCCCGCCCTCTTCTTCAACGCCCTCCTCTTGAGCGGAATCCATGCCGACCTCGCCCGCTATCCCATGGCCAAACTGCCGGGAGTCGCCATATATATCGTTGCCGTCCTATTCATCGGAACCCTTAGGCAAAACCTGGAAGCCTTCAAAGAGGCCAATGAGCGCCTCGACCAAACCGTCAGCAAAAGAAACCTGGAGCTATCGGCCGTTGCGCGGAAACTCCTGGAACACTCGGAAAGCATGCGGACCCTGGTTGGGCAGGAGCTCCACGACGGGATTGGCCAGCAACTCACCGGCATCCAGCTCTATGTTGCATCCCTCGCCGAACAACTCTGCTCGGAACACTGCCCATGTGCCGAAATGGCGCGGGCCCTGAGCAACCGGGCCCAAACAACCCACAACCTCGTCCGCCGGGCGGCCCGCTCCCTCTTCCCCGTTCAGATCCCGGAGGTCGGTCTGCTTCCCGCCCTGCGCGAACTGGCGGCAGGTTTCGAGGATTTGAGGGGAGTCCGCATCACGGTTGCATCCTTCTGCGAACCCGAGGTCTCCCACGAGACCGCATTGCAGTGTTTCCGGATTTGCCAAGACGCCCTGCTCCTCATACTCAACCAGACGCAAAGCAAGACCATCTACATCGGCATTGACACCACCCCATCCTCCATTACCCTTTCAATCAGCTACAATGGAACGTCGATTGCGCGGCAGATGGCGGATTCAACACAAGGGCGGCTTATTGACTATCGCCTCCTTCAGATCCAAGGCACCATGGAAATCATGCACACCAGCCCCAAAACCGAGAGCCTCGTCTTCGAAGCCCCGCACCCCGAAAGGACCCTGGCGGCATGA
- a CDS encoding sensor histidine kinase, with protein MKARTILFIVAWALYAVATFVLFPRFNSNVGFPAILFTGVGSWLFGRSTGLWLLLPMLIHQIALFEYFADEYIYYTDRVIGTVIHLSAIALVGTLKDSLESIRAVNTRLDLAVLERTRELDNLTQKLIEHLETLRISRGQELHDGIGQQLTGIQLYATSLADRLAAEQNVGASLAYSLTTRSRIVHNKIRHACRTLYPMQIREVGLRPALDELASCLRVIKNIEVGINTQGDISSIPPATALQLFRICQETALLVIDRSHAQRIGIGVSVLPSALQLSVEHDGNPAAAIRDGSNEARLINYRLMQVNGSIEILTGDNQIQTLNIAIPKTPGGMAA; from the coding sequence ATGAAGGCACGAACGATCCTCTTCATCGTCGCCTGGGCCCTCTACGCCGTGGCAACGTTCGTACTGTTTCCCCGCTTCAACAGCAACGTGGGCTTCCCTGCCATCCTATTCACGGGGGTTGGAAGCTGGCTTTTCGGCCGGTCGACCGGCCTGTGGCTTTTGCTGCCCATGCTCATTCACCAAATCGCCTTGTTCGAATATTTTGCGGATGAATACATCTATTACACCGACCGAGTCATCGGTACGGTCATCCACCTCTCCGCGATCGCCCTCGTCGGGACGCTCAAGGATAGCCTGGAGTCCATCCGCGCGGTCAACACCCGGCTCGACCTTGCCGTCCTGGAACGCACCCGGGAACTAGACAACCTCACCCAAAAACTGATCGAACACCTGGAAACCCTCAGAATCTCCCGCGGACAGGAGCTGCACGACGGCATTGGGCAGCAGCTCACGGGCATCCAGCTCTACGCCACCTCGCTGGCGGACCGCTTGGCCGCGGAACAAAACGTCGGCGCATCGCTGGCCTATTCACTCACCACCCGCTCACGAATCGTCCACAACAAGATCCGCCATGCCTGCCGTACTCTATACCCGATGCAGATCCGGGAAGTCGGCCTCCGCCCGGCCCTCGACGAGCTGGCCTCCTGCCTGCGCGTTATCAAGAATATTGAAGTGGGCATCAATACCCAAGGCGACATCAGCTCGATCCCCCCGGCCACGGCCCTTCAACTCTTCCGCATCTGCCAGGAAACCGCGTTGCTCGTCATCGACCGGTCCCACGCCCAGCGGATCGGCATCGGGGTCTCGGTGCTCCCCTCCGCACTCCAACTCTCGGTCGAGCACGATGGAAACCCCGCCGCGGCCATCCGGGACGGCTCGAACGAAGCCCGGTTGATCAACTACCGGCTGATGCAGGTGAATGGCTCCATCGAAATCCTAACCGGCGACAACCAGATCCAAACGCTGAATATCGCAATTCCCAAAACGCCGGGGGGGATGGCCGCATGA
- a CDS encoding sensor histidine kinase — translation MRHRTTILYTIAWIAYIVFTFGLFPYLNTNVLIPSVILLGLGGWLFGRTVGFCIGFVALAHQFLLYQTFAADYAHFEERAVGPFLYITLVGLSGTLRNNLDGIKEANERLDKAVLVRTEELGRLTQRIIEHLETARISRGQELHDGIGQQLTGIQLYATSLADQLAAEQNGGASLAYSLTTRSRIIHNKIRHASRTVYPMQIRKVGLRPALDELASCLRLNQNVEASAETVGDVDSVPASTALQLYRICQETALLVISRSRAKRISIKVASFPSSFELAVVHDGIPTADTLANSTEARLIDYRVAQIHGSMESRREGERLESLKVSIPKTLEETAG, via the coding sequence ATGCGCCATCGGACAACCATTCTCTATACCATCGCCTGGATAGCGTACATTGTTTTTACGTTCGGCCTATTTCCATACCTAAATACCAACGTTTTGATTCCCTCGGTAATCCTGCTGGGGCTAGGGGGCTGGTTGTTTGGCCGGACGGTTGGCTTTTGCATCGGCTTTGTGGCCCTCGCCCATCAATTCCTGCTCTACCAAACCTTCGCCGCCGACTATGCCCATTTCGAAGAACGCGCGGTGGGGCCTTTTCTCTACATCACGCTGGTGGGCTTAAGCGGGACGCTACGCAACAACCTCGACGGCATCAAGGAGGCCAATGAACGGCTGGACAAAGCCGTTCTGGTGCGTACCGAGGAGCTCGGCCGCCTAACCCAGAGAATCATCGAGCACTTGGAAACGGCCCGCATCTCCCGGGGACAGGAACTGCACGATGGCATTGGGCAGCAGCTCACGGGCATCCAGCTCTACGCCACCTCGCTGGCCGACCAGCTGGCCGCAGAACAAAACGGCGGCGCATCGCTGGCCTATTCGCTCACCACCCGCTCCAGGATCATCCACAACAAGATCCGCCATGCCAGCCGCACCGTCTACCCGATGCAGATCCGGAAAGTTGGACTCCGCCCGGCACTCGATGAGCTGGCCTCCTGCCTACGGCTCAATCAAAACGTCGAGGCGTCGGCCGAAACCGTAGGCGACGTGGACTCCGTCCCTGCCTCAACCGCCCTCCAGCTCTACCGGATTTGCCAGGAAACCGCCTTGCTGGTGATCAGCCGATCCCGCGCAAAACGGATCAGCATCAAGGTTGCATCGTTCCCCTCCTCGTTCGAACTCGCGGTCGTGCACGACGGAATTCCTACCGCCGACACACTGGCCAACTCGACGGAAGCGAGGTTGATCGACTACCGGGTGGCACAGATCCATGGAAGCATGGAATCCCGGCGCGAAGGCGAACGGCTCGAATCCCTGAAGGTTTCGATCCCCAAAACCCTGGAAGAGACCGCGGGATGA
- the gcvT gene encoding glycine cleavage system aminomethyltransferase GcvT has protein sequence MNKTPLHTQHQELGARMGEFGGWDMPIQYAGILDEHTQTRTKASVFDICHMGEFELRGPTAQADLENLLTCNIRSLAVGQVRYGFMLDDDGGTIDDLTVYRMDADRYMLVVNAGTAEKDAAWIKSRICETTSFSDLSAALAKLDVQGPKSRDVLEDVLGCPLPDLGYFRFNELESCILSRTGYTGEWGYEIYLPNAAAGPLWEKLVAHGLCEPGGLGARDTLRLEMGYSLYGHELSAARSPAVTSRGMFIDMEKDFIGKQNVAADLDDPEVLLVGLKFDSKRAAREHDKIYYEDIEIGEVTSGSVAPSLGVAVAMAFVEPEFADYGRTLEVQIRNKRFPAEVVDLPFYKEGTARKLNH, from the coding sequence ATGAATAAAACTCCGCTGCACACGCAGCATCAAGAGCTTGGCGCACGCATGGGCGAATTTGGCGGTTGGGATATGCCGATCCAATATGCGGGCATTCTCGATGAACACACCCAGACCCGCACAAAGGCTTCCGTTTTCGATATTTGCCACATGGGCGAGTTCGAACTCCGCGGCCCAACCGCCCAGGCGGATCTCGAAAACCTGCTCACCTGCAACATCCGCTCGCTGGCCGTCGGGCAGGTGCGCTACGGCTTCATGCTCGACGACGATGGCGGAACCATCGACGACCTCACCGTCTACCGCATGGATGCCGACCGCTACATGCTCGTCGTCAATGCCGGCACCGCCGAAAAGGATGCCGCCTGGATTAAAAGCCGCATTTGCGAAACCACCTCCTTTTCCGACCTCTCGGCCGCCCTCGCCAAACTCGATGTGCAGGGGCCGAAATCCCGCGATGTGCTTGAAGATGTGCTCGGATGCCCGTTGCCCGACCTCGGCTATTTCCGGTTCAACGAACTCGAGTCCTGCATCCTCAGCCGCACCGGCTACACCGGCGAATGGGGCTATGAAATCTACCTGCCCAACGCCGCCGCCGGCCCCTTGTGGGAAAAGCTGGTTGCCCACGGCCTTTGCGAACCCGGCGGCCTGGGCGCGCGCGACACGCTCCGCCTCGAAATGGGCTATTCCCTTTACGGCCACGAACTCTCCGCCGCCCGCTCCCCCGCCGTCACCTCGCGCGGAATGTTCATCGACATGGAGAAGGATTTCATCGGCAAGCAAAACGTCGCCGCCGACCTCGACGATCCCGAAGTCCTGCTGGTCGGGCTCAAATTCGATTCCAAACGCGCGGCCCGGGAGCACGACAAGATCTACTACGAAGACATCGAAATCGGCGAGGTCACCAGCGGCTCCGTTGCCCCCAGCCTCGGTGTTGCCGTCGCCATGGCCTTCGTCGAACCCGAATTCGCGGATTATGGCCGCACCCTCGAAGTCCAGATCCGCAACAAGCGCTTCCCCGCCGAAGTCGTCGATCTCCCGTTCTATAAAGAAGGAACAGCAAGAAAGTTGAACCACTAG